Proteins from a genomic interval of Zingiber officinale cultivar Zhangliang chromosome 2A, Zo_v1.1, whole genome shotgun sequence:
- the LOC122040383 gene encoding zinc finger MYM-type protein 1-like: MNAPGNNQMIAPKIQKQLVNACAVETTNIILADLGDRWFTLLLDEARDCSVKEQMAVVIRYVNKHGEVIERFMAVVHVATTTVACLKEAIDSLFAKYGLSVARLRGQGYDGASNMSGEFNGLKSLIMKENPYALYVHCFAHQLQLVVVAVAQANQYVCDFMWIVGSIVNTSASSCKRADKLRQLEHDRKVKLLERGEISSGRGLNQETSLARPGDTRWGSHHSTLCRIEQMWPSVIEVIDIILQEMDSRFSETTTDLLIYMSCLDPRNSFSRFDVQKLVRLAHFYEDDFSWNERMLVEQELETYIDDVRSDERFEDISDLGALAKKMIETMKNRVFPLVYPMIELALLLPVATATVERVFSATNIVKTDLRNKIEDEWMNDSLVVYIEKDVFNTTDNESILQRFQNMES; the protein is encoded by the exons ATGAATGCACCtggaaataatcaaatgattgcccCAAAAATTCAAAAGCAATTGGTGAATGCTTGTGCAGTTGAAACCACAAATATTATTCTAGCTGATCTTGGAGATAGATGGTTCACTTTACTACTTGATGAGGCTCGTGACTGTTCAGTGAAAGAGCAAATGGCAGTTGTTATTAGATATGTGAACAAGCATGGAGAGGTGATTGAACGATTTATGGCTGTAGTTCATGTTGCAACAACTACAGTTGCTTGTTTGAAGGAGGCAATCGACTCTTTATTTGCTAAGTATGGTTTATCAGTGGCGAGATTGAGgggtcaaggatatgatggtgcttCAAATATGTCTGGAGAATTTAATGGCTTAAAGTCACTGATAATGAAAGAAAATCCGTATGCGTTgtatgttcattgttttgctcatcaactccagctaGTGGTTGTAGCGGTTGCTCAAGCAAATCAATATGTTTGTGATTTCATGTGGATTGTTGGTTCGATTGTGAACACATCTGCATCATCTTGCAAAAGGGCCGACAAACTTCGACAACTTGAACATGATAGAAAAGTTAAACTTCTTGAAAGAGGAGAGATTAGTTCTGGTAGAGGACTAAACCAAGAAACTAGTCTAGCTAGACCTGGAGATACACGATGGGGGTCTCATCATTCAACTTTATGTCGTATTGAACAAATGTGGCCATCTGTTATAGAG GTTATCGATATTATTCTACAGGAGATGGATAGTCGTTTCTCTGAAACAACTACAGATTTGTTGATTTATATGTCATGTCTTGATCCTAGGAACTCGTTCTCTAGATTTGATGTACAGAAGTTAGTGCGTCTGGCTCATTTTTATGAggatgatttttcttggaatgaGCGTATGTTGGTTGAACAAGAGCTTGAAACATATATTGATGACGTCAGATCAGATGAACGGTTTGAAGACATTTCAGATTTGGGAGCTCTTGCAAAGAAAATGATTGAAACAATGAAGAACCGTGTGTTTCCTTTGGTTTATCCGATGATTGAGCTAGCCTTACTTCTTCCAGTTGCTACTGCAACTGTTGAAAGAGTGTTTTCGGCAACGAATATTGTCAAAACAGATTTGCGAAACAAGATTGAAGATGAATGGATGAATGATAGTTTGGTAGTATATATCGAGAAAGATGTTTTTAATACGACCGACAATGAGTCAATTTTACAGCGTTTTCAGAACATGGAGTCTTGA
- the LOC122040382 gene encoding brassinosteroid-responsive RING protein 1-like: MGFSLSPPTLLIRFLDFVVNLVLRCLGLHAPPVPDAAVPDWYVDENLASLQLEDVDGGSWSESLKELLRVVEFSRLARRSGCGSTCVICLEEVEATAEVRELGNCGHGFHVECIDPWLDAGNLSCPLCRASMLPPPPFLFTGQHSVESS, translated from the coding sequence ATGGGCTTCTCTCTTTCGCCGCCGACGCTCCTCATTCGCTTCCTGGATTTCGTCGTCAACCTCGTCCTCCGCTGTCTTGGCCTCCACGCGCCGCCGGTGCCAGACGCGGCGGTGCCGGACTGGTACGTCGACGAAAACCTGGCCAGCTTGCAGTTGGAGGACGTCGACGGCGGTTCCTGGTCGGAGTCGCTCAAGGAGCTGCTCAGGGTGGTGGAGTTCTCGCGGTTGGCACGGCGGAGCGGCTGCGGCAGCACGTGCGTCATATGCCTGGAGGAGGTGGAGGCGACGGCGGAGGTAAGAGAGCTCGGCAACTGCGGCCATGGGTTCCACGTGGAGTGCATCGACCCGTGGCTGGACGCCGGGAACCTGAGCTGCCCACTTTGCCGGGCGTCGATGTTGCCTCCGCCGCCGTTTTTGTTCACCGGCCAACATTCCGTCGAGTCCTCTTAG